The following is a genomic window from Phaseolus vulgaris cultivar G19833 chromosome 6, P. vulgaris v2.0, whole genome shotgun sequence.
AATTCTGTAGGTTTAAAACATAGTTTGTTCCATTCTAATAATCTTTGATGAACAGGGATCCAGATCTGGCACAAAGGATTGGTGCTGCTACTGCTCTTGAAGTCAGAGCTACAGGGATTCCTTATGTTTTTGCTCCATGCATAGCGGTAAATATGAAAGAGTATAATGATAAGCTTTTAGAAAATTTCTTATTAAACAGGTTTGAGGTTGTCAGATGTCtacctttttcttttataacTTTACTGATTACTCCTGAAACATTCATTATAGGTTTGTAGAGATCCAAGATGGGGTCGGTGTTATGAAAGCTATAGTGAAGATGCCAAAATTGTGCAAGAAATGACAGAGATTATATCTGGTCTACAAGGAAGTATCCCTGTCAATTCCAGAAAGGGATTTCCATATGTTGGTGGCAagtatgtaattaattattttagagcattttttgaaataagattgcatttcattatttttttcagaatttttttggACTCATTTTCAATAATTTACACCAGAGGAAGTGATGTATGGCTTTTTATGCCCAATCTACTGTTTTTTTGCCCAGAAAGATGAtataatttacataaaattcGTGGATCTTTAGTGATTTTAGTAGATCTAAACTTTAATCTAGTTTATAATTTGAAGGATTCTTATGCATTTTTAACTAAGTGTGAAAAAAAGATGCTATTCCTCTGAATCAGCAAGTTGTTGATATGATGTATGCTTGTGATTCATATTATCTTGGTAActattacatattattttatttggatatACAGTCTGTTTACTGTCTTACCATATCATAATTTGACTTAGGAGAATTCACTTCAAACAAACAGCAGTCCATTTAGTGATACTAgtcaattaattattattatcatcaacCAATATTATTAAGCTGCAATCCAAATGAATAAAAAGGTCTACATGATGGACTTGTACTTATTTTTATCTCTATCCCTTATTAGGCTTATGAATTTCTTGTAGGACAAAGGTAGCAGCTTGTGCTAAACACTTTGTTGGAGATGGTGGTACAGCGAAGGGAGTAAATGAGAACAACACATTGATTGATTGGCATGGATTGTTAAGCATTCACATGCCTGCCTATTCTGATTCCATTATTAAGGGGGTCTCTACTGTCATGGTTTCTTACTCCAGTTGGAATGGTGCAAAGATGCATGCAAATCGTGATCTAGTTACTGGCTTCCTCAAGAATACCCTTAAGTTTAAGGTTTgtcttgtttgtattttttctctttcataATAAATGTTCAGGTAAAGTTGTTCTACGCAATGGGAGCAACTACCAAATGCTTTTACAGTAATGCTTCTCACTTGCTTGACTATCATATTATCTTGTCTGTCTAATAAGAAAAACAGACCCAGGCATGGGTGGAACACTGCACAAGATGATTTTAACATGGCAGCACAAGAAAATTGTATAGAGGTTTGAGTCATATGACATGGCATAGGCTTAGATGTAAAATTATATAGGACAGAAATTTGAATGTAAACATGAAAAACAGCCAATATATGAAAACCATCTGTGGTATATCATCACTGTACCCCACCACCACTAGAAAAAAAGCTGAAGAGGGAGATAGTCTATCCTCACTTTTCTGTAGTCATTGTTGTGTCCACACTTACTACTAATTCACGACCTAAGGAAATAACTAACATACTTTGTTTAGCACCTTGCCACTTTTCCAACTGAGAGTATATcttacatttattttcacaatTCCATAATATTTGTTCTGTACATTTTGTACTTAATTGATTAAGGCATTCCATGTCGATCATCATTAATTtatgtgtttttcttttatgagTCAATGTCAttcgatttttaattcaaatattagTCATTTCCCTCAACATTTGACTGGTGTTTGATATTTCTGTCACATGCTGATTGCTCTCTAACTTGCTAATTGTTACTGCCGGATAGGGTTATTGTTTAAGGAGAGGTTTGCAAATAAAGATTTTCTGAAATCCTTCTTCAAAGAAACTCACTTTGGATATCCTTGAAATCAATATTTGCACTATTATGTTTAATGTTATCCGTTACTGAATCTACTATAAAATCTGTTGTGTCAGTCTTGAGAAATCCATGTAAACTTTTGATAATGTTGTTTGAGCCATATTATCAAGAATAGTGTACTGTACAGCCTGATGTTCTATTACTGTACAGCCTGTCTTTATGCTATTGTCAGATCCTGATTTAAGCAACATGGTTCATATTCTGGATGCTAACAACAAATTTGTGTATTTATTTATCAGGGATTTGTCATCTCAGATTGGCAAGGTATTGATAGAATCACAGCACCACCGGATTCAAATTACACATACTCTGTGCAGGCTTCCATTGAAGCTGGTGTTGATATGGTTAGTTGCTCTTTATGCTGAAATTACCTTCAGGACTGGAGTGAATAAAATTTGTGCTCAAGAGTAGCTCATGAAACCACGTAATGTGAGCTCAAATAAAGTATTATAGAACTCAGCCTTTCTTTTTGTTACCAATCATCGCAGGTCATGGTCCCATACAAATATGATGAGTTCATTCAGGATCTTACACTCTTGGTCAAGAGCAATATCATTCCGATGGAGCGTATTGATGATGCTGTGGAGAGAATTTTGCTTGTAAAGTTCACCATGGGTCTTTTTGAGAACCCTCTAGCTGATACCAGCTTAGTCAATGAACTTGGAAGCCAGGTGAGTCATTCAAACCATTTATTTCAATCATAATAATATAGAACAACATCCTCTTTCCtttgatggaaaaaaaaaaaattcatgaaatTGTCTTCCCTGATAACGTCTCAGATGATGGTTATATTCGAAACACAACAGGCGATATCTAGAACATGAACCATGTGGAATATAATCTTCCTTGCTTCCAAACCCACCTGACCATATCCTATTGGTGTGAATTAAACATCTCCTATTTGGGATTGATTCTTGTTGTTCAACCCATCATAGATGATCCAGCTTCCTAATAGATTCAGTTGATAACACTTttaagaaaaagatgaaaatcttgaaaactgaCTTTTATTAAGAAACTAAACAGAATGTATTTACATTCTTTGTTAATTCTTAATCTTACAGCATGATTGGGACTTAGACATCCCATAATACCCAAGTCCATATCACAACAATGAACTTATCTGATGCCTGCTCTGATTTTGATGAACAAAactattatatatgtttttaatgGCAGTTATCGTTGACTGTAATTTATCTGAGCATAATTGAGACGCTGAGAGTCATGATTGTTGTTTCACTAGGAACACAGGGACCTAGCAAGGGAAGCTGTCAGAAAATCTCTCGTGCTGCTTAAGAATGGGAAAAATGAAAGCACTCCACTTCTGCCTCTTCCTAAGAAAGTCCCAAAAATTCTAGTTGCTGGTAGCCATGCCGATAATTTGGGCTACCAATGTGGAGGGTGGACAATCAAATGGCAAGGATTCAGTGGCAACAGTGACACAAGAGGTAAGTGACTCTCTGGTATTCATGACAAGCTGAGGTCTAGGTCCATGGAAGCATGAGATTCTGAGCACTAAATGTTGTGACTTTTTGTACTTTGACGAGTGAGACTTGTTAATGAGCATTATTTGAAGTTatccaaaatattataatttgtgAAGCAATGCAAGGGAACTATCCACTGTCATAAATATTCACCAAGCTTGTGATGCATATTTTTGAATAACTAACAATAGTGGGTAGTTTGCATGCATGTCAAAGGAGGAgactaatatttttttccttggACAGGAACAACTATTCTCAGTGCCATAAAATCAACAGTTGATCCAAGCACAGAAGTAGTCTTTCGTGACAACCCTGACAACGAGTTTGTTAAATCCAATAACTTTGAATATGCCGTTGTTGTTGTTGGTGAACCTCCTTATGCCGAGACTGCTGGGGACAGCCTGGCACTCACAATGATGGAATCTGGCCCAAATGTCATCAACAATGTCTGTGGGACGGTTAGGTGTGTGGTTGTCATCATCTCTGGCAGACCTATTGTTATTGAACCATACGTTTCTACCATAGATGCATTGGTGGCCGCATGGTTACCAGGCACCGAAGGCCAAGGTGTGACAGATGTCCTTTTTGGTGACTATGGTTTCACGGGTAAGCTTGCGAGGACATGGTTCAAATCTGTCGATCAACTCCCAATGAATGTTGGGGATCCTCACTATGatcctctttatccttttggTTTTGGACTAACAACCGAATCTGTTAAGGACCTGGTAGCAAGGTAATTTTCATTTAAACCATGAAGGCTTTATATTTTACTCAAGCATTAGACTTGTTTGAGAAGAAAATGAGAAGCTAAAATGACTTGAACTTTTTCCATAAACCAAAATCAAtgcatgcccttcagcttttgGAGAAGTAAGATGAAAAAACTTTTGTAAGTTAAGTGCACTAGGGAAGAGAGGACCTGGATTCATTTATCTTCTTATTTTCTTGTCCCCTAAATACTTATAGAAAAGGTTATTCAAACAAGACCTTGACCAATGCAGTAGTGAGCAACAACTTTTCATTTCACAAGATTTTCTCCTGTTTACTGATGGAGCCACCATTGTGCAGGTCAACTTCAGCCGCTATTAGTGTAAGGGCTTGTATATTTACCATCATGGTGACACTATTCATCAGCTTATATTTAACTGGTATGTTGGTGATTGTGACTTTATACATAATGAAgttgattttttgttttcaacATCTCAGTGTGTAAATACTTATGTTTGATTGTTCACTCTGACAGGTTAAGCAGAATTCATGGGAGGTTATTGGAGCAGGCGGCTAGAGAACTAACTTATGTAATTCATTGTATTTGAGACATTATTATTGTTCTAGAACTAGTAATTTGAGCACATTCTTTTTCACAATTTAAAACTTTGTTGGAAGGAATATCAGACAAATAAGGTATGAGATCTACTAGGCGTTAAAGAAGGTATTTAAGAGTACTTAGATTTTGATTTGTGTTGGGAAAAGTGGGAAGTGGTTTCACCCCTGTTGCCTCCTCTACTTCTACCTTTGACCTTAAAACTTCAATTTCATGTCTGTATATAAGCCCAGATGCAGAAGAATTATTAGGAAATTAATGTTCTTTAAGATTGCTACTACTTTTTCCTGTGTGCACTGTTTCTCTTGCTCTAAGTACTTTTGAAATAAGCTTAGACTTAAGCTTTTTACATTATTGTCATCATGTTcttcaataaaattatatgtaaattattttaatttaaattttgcaaGTCACTTTCCatgtaaattatttattattattcaaaacaGCATTCCTGTATCATCACTTAAATGGAGAACATGAAGTATCAGGAACGTGTCATATAAAAAAGTTTCAAATTCACTTATctcaattaaatatatatttttaaaaggttattcttaatttaaatgattttttattatagttCAGTTAATGCATATTAAAAAAGCAACattatttcagaaaaaaaatgtttcaaatAGTTGTATATGTATTGTTGATTTTAGACTGAAAAAACCTTTTAAATGCAATCATTTTGCAGTGGAGTATTACTTAAAAGAAGTTCATTCCGGGTACCTTTATATTGGAAGGTTTTACAAGAGATCTGGCAATGGCTTCATTTTTcactaattttctttttctttttttttcaaccaaatgtttttttttaacttttactCCTTTCTCATCTACTCTCACTCTACTATTAAATTGAACTTAAACATGGTGGAAAGATGATCTAGCTAGATATGTCAAAATAAGTTTAAACTATTGAGTCAATTCGCTCACCACTCGTTCGAgttgaattgaaaaatatattattttttaaaatgtatatcaaattgaatttaattcACTTAATCCATAGGATAAACGAGTTCGAGTCGAATTAAAAATAGATTGAAATTAAAGATAAATTGATCCGTGATCCATAACaataatcttttattttttattataattgtttaCTACTTCTAATTATGTAGATTGATAATTTGatcttttaaatataagaatacTGTCCAATAATATTTGAATGAATtagatatttaatttatttgtccAA
Proteins encoded in this region:
- the LOC137832029 gene encoding uncharacterized protein, whose product is MSSALVHLLGVLWVCWWLASTGEAQIEYLRYKDPKQPVATRIKDLMSRMTLEEKIGQMVQIDRSVANAKVMKTSFIGSVLSGGGSEPLPKATAEDWVNMINEFQKGALESRLGIPMIYGIDAVHGHNNVYNATIFPHNVGLGCTRDPDLAQRIGAATALEVRATGIPYVFAPCIAVCRDPRWGRCYESYSEDAKIVQEMTEIISGLQGSIPVNSRKGFPYVGGKTKVAACAKHFVGDGGTAKGVNENNTLIDWHGLLSIHMPAYSDSIIKGVSTVMVSYSSWNGAKMHANRDLVTGFLKNTLKFKGFVISDWQGIDRITAPPDSNYTYSVQASIEAGVDMVMVPYKYDEFIQDLTLLVKSNIIPMERIDDAVERILLVKFTMGLFENPLADTSLVNELGSQEHRDLAREAVRKSLVLLKNGKNESTPLLPLPKKVPKILVAGSHADNLGYQCGGWTIKWQGFSGNSDTRGTTILSAIKSTVDPSTEVVFRDNPDNEFVKSNNFEYAVVVVGEPPYAETAGDSLALTMMESGPNVINNVCGTVRCVVVIISGRPIVIEPYVSTIDALVAAWLPGTEGQGVTDVLFGDYGFTGKLARTWFKSVDQLPMNVGDPHYDPLYPFGFGLTTESVKDLVARSTSAAISVRACIFTIMVTLFISLYLTG